In Archangium lipolyticum, the DNA window GCATGGATGTGCAGATGGGGGCGCGGGGGGAGTGCCGAGTCGCGAGCCGTCTCGTAGCCGAGCAACGTCCAATGGGGACCCTGGAAGAGCTTGAAGAGCCGGGTGGGCAGTCCAGCGCTTCCGAGGACGGGCGCATCCGGTGCGCGCGCTCCCGCCCGGATGCCTTGCGTGCGTGAGGGGCTCGGCAGGGACAAGGACGAGCCCGGGTAGCCGAGATCCAACTGATGGACCTCGCGGCCCCGCCGCCTGTCGCCCGCCTGGGCTGCCTTCAGGAGCCTCGTCGAGAGGCCCAGCATCTCCGCGGCGATGGGCCGCCGCTCTTCCTCGTAGGTGTCCAACAGCGTGTCGGGCGCCCCCGCCAGCACGGCCGCCAGCTTCCAGCCGAGGTTGTACGCGTCCTGCACGCTCGTGTTGAGACCCTGGCCCCCTGTCGGCGGGTGGATGTGGGCCGCATCTCCCGCGAGGAAGACGCGGCCGACGCGGTAATGCTCGGCCAGCCGCGCGTTCATGTGGAACGCCGAGGCCCAGGACACCGACCGGATGACGATGTCCTGGCGGCCCGTCCGCCTCGCGAGCAGCGCCGTCAACCCCTGGGCCGACACGTCGATGTCGCCCTCCAATGCCACGGGACACTGGAGCTGGAACAGGGGAGTCCCTGGCAAGGGGCAGAGGGAGAGCTGCTCCGGCGTCCCTTCATTCCAGCGGTGCCAGGCATCCGCCGTTACCCCCTCCTGCACCACGTCGGCGACCAGCGCGCGAATACCGAGCGTCTTGCCCGCGAAGTCGATGTGGAGCGCGTGCCGCACGAAGCTGCGGCCCCCGTCGGTGCCGACCAGGTAGCGCACCCGCAGGGCCTCCTC includes these proteins:
- a CDS encoding FAD-dependent oxidoreductase, whose product is MTSPVTTDVLICGAGAAGLTLAIELARRGVAFRLIEKMAEPFRGSRGKGIQPRSQEVFEDLGVLDRLVAAGGIYPPQRVYREGGYDEERVAMPAPTPSEPHQRPLLVPQFLTETVLRERLAELGHRPQWGCELKGFEQDAEGVTAHVTGMAGEEALRVRYLVGTDGGRSFVRHALHIDFAGKTLGIRALVADVVQEGVTADAWHRWNEGTPEQLSLCPLPGTPLFQLQCPVALEGDIDVSAQGLTALLARRTGRQDIVIRSVSWASAFHMNARLAEHYRVGRVFLAGDAAHIHPPTGGQGLNTSVQDAYNLGWKLAAVLAGAPDTLLDTYEEERRPIAAEMLGLSTRLLKAAQAGDRRRGREVHQLDLGYPGSSLSLPSPSRTQGIRAGARAPDAPVLGSAGLPTRLFKLFQGPHWTLLGYETARDSALPPRPHLHIHAVGPRGDIVDAQGHFQRAYGVEPGDWVLVRPDGYVGAVVTQHELAALNDYLERVGLRAGVFAARAA